The DNA region GGAGTTCGTGATGATCGCGATCCAGCCAGACACACCGATGCTCTTCGCAGGTAGCGATGACCCGGTGGCATTTCTCGAACTCAAGAGCATCGGCCTGCCCGCGAGGAAAACAAAGGTGCTCTGCAAAGCGCTGTGCGCGCTCATCGAGGAGCACTTGGGAATCGCGAAAGATCGCGTGTATGTGAAATTCATCGACGTGAAGCACGGGATGTGGGGTTGGAAGGGCGACACGTTCTAAACGGCTGCGCGCAGGTAAAGGTAATCGGTGACAAAAAAACCCGGCCGTGTCGGGCCGGGTTGAAGAGGTTTGCGGTGATCGTCGTGGCGAACAGACGTCGATCAGGGAACTGCGAGCAGTTCGGCCTCGGTCCAGTTGCCAGGGCGGGCGGCTGCGACTTGTTCACGGATTTCCTTAACCTTCGCTGTCGTGATAGGAGCGGCTGCGTTGCCCCATTCGTGACGGATGAAGGTCAGGACGTGGGCGATTTTATCATCGGTCCAGTTATAGCCACTATTGGGTACTTTGCCAAAGGCAGGCATGAGGCCGTTGTACTTGTTACCTTCCACAGTGATTTCACCTTTTAGGCCATTGAGAAGAATGCGGATGAGGCGGTCCTCGCTGCCCAGAACCCACTCCGACTTAGCCAGTGGAGGATAAGTGCCTGCGAGGCCGGTGCCCGTGGGCTGGTGGCAGGTAGCGCAGGTGGCGTAGAGTTTTTTGCCAGAGGCGAGCACTTGCTCGGGAGTAAGCTCTTTAACCGCACCCGCACCGGGAGCGGTTGCGGGGTCGTAGCGTTCGTCGTACACGAGCGCGGCTTCTTTGAACGTGAGGCCGCTGACTCCGCTTTTCAGCGAGGGACCGATGCCGCCACGGTTGTGGACGAAATAGACTGAGACGATGAAGATCATCGCCGAGACGAAACCGAGCAGGAACAGCGGCATCGGCGAGTAGCCTTCGGCGGGCTCGGGCTTTTCGCGCAGAAGGATCGCGTGAACCTTCTGGATGTTTTGGTCAGAGGCTGCGGCCTGTTCGATCTTGGGATTATTGGCCTTCGGATCTTGGGCGCTCATTTGTGTGCCTCCGGCTTGGCGGCTTCGGAGCTGGCTCCGGCCTTTTGCTCTTTCTTCGGTTCGACGTAAACGCGGGTGGCTTCCTCAGGGTAAGTGTAGCTGTCCTTCAAGCTGAGGAGATATTCGATCAGCGCGTTACCGCGATCCGTGAGGACGATTTCATAACCGGCGGCGGGTTGGGCGCTGGCAGGGAGAAGGCGTTGCACGGCTTTGGTCGAGGGCTCGCCCACGATCTTGCGGGTCTCGAAGAGGAACTTGTACTTCGGCATGATCGAATCCTTCGAGGTGATCTCGGGATCGTACATGTGGCGGATATGCCATTCGCGCCCGGCGTCGCCTGCCTGACGGGCTCCGATGTTACGGAGATCGGGACCGGTGCGCATGGTGCCGAGGAGCACGCGGCGTTCGCGGATGTAGTCGCGGGCCACGCTCTGACGTTCGCCCCAGCCGCGGTCGATGTCGCCACCGTAACCGGGGCGGCGGACCTGCTGGGTGTGGCAGTAGATGCAGCCAAGATCTTGATACACCAGCTTGCCTTGGGCGGCGAGGCCGGGGAGCGCCTCGGGGAAGGACTTATTTTCGCCTTCGTCGAACACGGGCTCGAGTTTGCCGTAGGCGATTTGGTTGGTCAGCACGATGCCGGTCCACGAGAAGGCCAGTGCGAAGAAGATGCCGAGGAAAATGAGGGGCGCGCGATTCATCGTGCGGAGATCTCCAGGTCAGGATTCGGATGAGCGAAGAGCGTGGGCGCAGTGTTATCGGCGCGGGGCTTGAAGATCATCCAGGCGAAGTTGATGGCGAAGGCGACGTGGCCAACCGTGATCAAGACGCCGGCGTAGCTGCGAAGCTTAAGCCAGACGATCGTGTGGCGAACCACATCCATGAAGGGAATGCTCGCGTCGTTCATCTCCAGTCCCTGTTTGGTGCCGCCGATGCTGGTGACGATCACGTAGATCGTAATGCCGATGGCGCAGGTCCAGAAGTGGACGCTGATCAAACGGGCTGAGGGCCATTCCTTGTGAAGGATGCGCGGCAGGATGTAGTAGATGGAGCCAAACATCACCATGGAGAAGAAAGCGTAGAGGCCGTGGTGAGCGTGGCCGACGACGGCGTGGGTGAAGTGAACGACTTCACTGACACCGCGATCCGCCATGAGCGAACCGAGGAGACTGGAGAGCGTGTAGTTGACCGCGCCGAAGACGATGAAGCGAAGCGTCGGGCTGTATTTCAGCGCCTGGAAACTGCCGATCATCGTGAGGTGATGGTTGATCGCTGTGACGACGACGGGGACGACCATCATGAAGCTCGCGGCGATACCGGCGGTGATGACCCAGGCCGGGACGGGACCACCGATCAAATGGTGAACGCCGGCCCAGTTGTAGAAGATTGCAAGCGACCAAAACCCGAGGACCGAGAGGTAGTAGCTGTGAATGGGTTTACCGAGAACCTTCGGAAGGAAATAGTAGACGGCGGCGAGACCAATCGGCGTGAACCAGAGCCCGAGGACATTGTGAGCGAACCACCAGTTGACCAGCGCTTGCACGGTGCCGCGGGCGGGCGAGAAGATCAGCATGATCTGGGCGACCGAGTACAACCACGGGAACCAGAAGAGCGCTGCGAGGATGTACCACTGGGAAACGTAGATGTGCTCAGATTTGCCAAAGCGGAAAGTAATGACGGCCCAGGCACCGATGAGCGCGTAGGCTATGAAGAGCATCGGCGTGGCGTAGGGCGGCATCTCGAGCCACTCGATCGACGTGGCATCACCGGCGAGGATGCCGTACATACCGACGGTCACACCGACGTTCCAGAACGCACCGGCGAGCATCAGGATGCCGCTGTGACGAACGACGGAGCGCGCGAGACGGGCCATAAGCCACATGGCGACGGCGAAGGAGGCGTTGACGCTCCAGCCGTAGATCACGGCGTTTAGGTGAGCGGTGCGGGCGCGGCCGAAGGTGAGCCACTCGATGTCACCAAGAAGCTCAGGCTTGTGCATCTTAAACGACGAGATCAGCGCGAACGCCGTGCCGATGATCAGCCAGAGGATCGCGGAGCACAGGAAGTACATCGCCGGCGCCTTGGTGGAGGCGTCGATCTCGCTCAGTTCAGCACGCGTCACCGTGTCGGATGACGTGGCCGGGCTGACTGATGCGGCAAGACTGGAAGCGGAAGCCATTGTTGAGGGAAAAGGTGAAACGAGGAGGCGCGGCTTTCACCGCTAATCTGGCCGGAGGCGGGAAAAATTAGCGGCGATTGACGGCGGAATTAGTGGTGTCGTTTGGGCGTCTTGCCAGGGAAGAAATCCGTGGGCTGACCGATGGGTTCTTTGTCATCGAAGATGGAGGCGGCGCCTTTTTCCAGGTCGCGCAGCTGGCCTTTACTCGATGCCCAGTAGAGCGCGTAAACCGCCGAGCCCGTGATTGCCACAGCGACGATGAAGGCGAGCCCGTAGAAGAACCATTCGTTAATCCATTCCATCCGTGAGCCTATTTCTTCGCGTTGAGCTCTTTGATGGTGAGCTCGACGGCGCGATCGGTGGGGAGGCGGACCACGCCGGTCGCTTGATCGACCCAGGCATACGTGGTGGCGGCGGCTTTATCTTTAGCGCGGATCTCAGCGAGAATTTGCGCGCGCTCGGCCGGGGTTTTGGTGCCTTCCGGGAGCGGTGCGGGCTGCTGGGGCAGGTACGCGATGAAGAGGATGAGCAGGAAGATCGCGAAGCCGCCGATGATGGCGCCGAGCGTGATCCAGAAGTTCTTGGGAGCGGGTGAAGGATGATCACTCATGGTGCGTGAGGCATTCGCCGATGCGAGGATCGCGGATCGGGATGAGTTTCTGTTTCGGGAAGCTACGAAGATAAGACCAGACGAAGATACCGCCAACTCCGACAACTGTGGTAAGAACCCAGACGAGGTTCAGAGACAGGAATGGAAGCGGGTCGCCATGCGAGTCCTTGAGGACCGGGAGGATGTTGTAGCAAAGGTCGATGAGGATCGTCGCGAGAATCCAGTAAACGATGAATTTGATGCGCGAGGGCGTGACCTTGTTTTTGTAAGACAGGAGATAGAGGAACGGGACGACGAAGTGACCAAAGAGGATCACCATACCGACGTATTTCCACTGGCTGGGCGTACCGTCGGCGTGGATTTCGCGGAGGTTATACCAGAAGGTTTCTTCAGGCACGTTGGCATTCCAGATCAGGAAGTACTGAGAAAACGTGACGTAGGCCCAGAAGACGGTGAACGCGAAGATCAGCTGGCCGATAGAGTGGAAGTGATTCGTATTGAGGATGCCTTTGTAGTCTCCGCGAGCGAGGAGCCAGAGCATGATCAGAACACCGATGGCGAGTGCACCGCGGACGCAGTTGGCGAAGAACCAGACGCCGAACATCGTGGAGAACCAGTGATACTCGAGGCTCTTGATCCAGTAAATCGAGGCGAGCGTAAGTGTGACGGCCGTGAGCGCGATGCCGAAGGCAGCGGTCTTGCGGTTCATGTAGGTCCACTTCAGGTCGCCGTCCACGTCTTGAGTGAAAGAGGCTTTGCGGAGGCGGGCAGACAGCCAGAACCAGATCAAGAAACTCGCGCCCGTGAGAATCGTGAACATCGGCAGGTTCAAGAACGCAGCCTTCTTCACATAGAGGACGTCTTCACCGATGGTGCCGTGACCACCGTGGACGTGGCCGTCCAGATTCATCCAAGACCAGATGGTGTCGTGCGTGCCCGTCCACGAGACGATAACGAGAGGTGCGAAGAGCAACGCGAGCCAGGGGAATACTGCGATGCAGTGTTCGAACTGGCGGCGAAGAACGACCGACCATGAGGCGTCGAAGATGTGGTGGATGAGCGTCCACATCAGCATGCCGATGGCGATGGCGATCCAGAAGGTCAGACCTACGAGGTATGACAGCGCTACAGCACCAGGAGCGCCGGAGACGAAGAGACCGACTCCGGTCAAAGCGAGACCGACGATGCCGATGATGAGCGCTTTGCCGGCGCCGCTGGCGCTGGATTCAGCAGAGAGTGAGACGGGAGCAGATGCAGCGTGGGTGCTCATTTGATACCAAGCTCCGATTTATGAGAGGCGGGGACGTCGTTGATCGAGCCGGTCTGTGCGCGCTGAAGGGCGCGAACATAGGCGATGACGGCCCAGCGTTCTTCGGGGGAAAGTTTGTCGGCGTAAGCGCCCATGGCGGCCTTACCGTGAGTGATGGTGTTGAAGATTTCGCCCTCTGTCATTTTGCGCAGACGGTCGTCATGGTAGGTCGGGGTCGATCCCATGCCGTAAGACTTGGTGATGCCATTGCCGTCACCGATGGTGCCGTGGCACGGGAGGCAAAAAATCGAGTAGCGATCTTTGCCGCGCTCCAAGAGTTTGGCGTCGATAGAAATCGAAGCGGGGAATCCCGCGGC from Nibricoccus aquaticus includes:
- a CDS encoding c-type cytochrome is translated as MRYAYLVLALVVIGTVSIFGFRGSISTKPPLEVFPDMDRQAKYKPQAESPFFADGRADRPLPAGVVSRGDLRADDHLYLGKATNGNFAAGFPASISIDAKLLERGKDRYSIFCLPCHGTIGDGNGITKSYGMGSTPTYHDDRLRKMTEGEIFNTITHGKAAMGAYADKLSPEERWAVIAYVRALQRAQTGSINDVPASHKSELGIK
- a CDS encoding cbb3-type cytochrome c oxidase subunit II, which encodes MNRAPLIFLGIFFALAFSWTGIVLTNQIAYGKLEPVFDEGENKSFPEALPGLAAQGKLVYQDLGCIYCHTQQVRRPGYGGDIDRGWGERQSVARDYIRERRVLLGTMRTGPDLRNIGARQAGDAGREWHIRHMYDPEITSKDSIMPKYKFLFETRKIVGEPSTKAVQRLLPASAQPAAGYEIVLTDRGNALIEYLLSLKDSYTYPEEATRVYVEPKKEQKAGASSEAAKPEAHK
- a CDS encoding cbb3-type cytochrome oxidase assembly protein, which gives rise to MEWINEWFFYGLAFIVAVAITGSAVYALYWASSKGQLRDLEKGAASIFDDKEPIGQPTDFFPGKTPKRHH
- a CDS encoding phenylpyruvate tautomerase MIF-related protein, with translation MPYLKIQTNLPLSKKAERTVLKPASALVATELQKPEEFVMIAIQPDTPMLFAGSDDPVAFLELKSIGLPARKTKVLCKALCALIEEHLGIAKDRVYVKFIDVKHGMWGWKGDTF
- a CDS encoding cbb3-type cytochrome c oxidase subunit I; the encoded protein is MASASSLAASVSPATSSDTVTRAELSEIDASTKAPAMYFLCSAILWLIIGTAFALISSFKMHKPELLGDIEWLTFGRARTAHLNAVIYGWSVNASFAVAMWLMARLARSVVRHSGILMLAGAFWNVGVTVGMYGILAGDATSIEWLEMPPYATPMLFIAYALIGAWAVITFRFGKSEHIYVSQWYILAALFWFPWLYSVAQIMLIFSPARGTVQALVNWWFAHNVLGLWFTPIGLAAVYYFLPKVLGKPIHSYYLSVLGFWSLAIFYNWAGVHHLIGGPVPAWVITAGIAASFMMVVPVVVTAINHHLTMIGSFQALKYSPTLRFIVFGAVNYTLSSLLGSLMADRGVSEVVHFTHAVVGHAHHGLYAFFSMVMFGSIYYILPRILHKEWPSARLISVHFWTCAIGITIYVIVTSIGGTKQGLEMNDASIPFMDVVRHTIVWLKLRSYAGVLITVGHVAFAINFAWMIFKPRADNTAPTLFAHPNPDLEISAR
- a CDS encoding c-type cytochrome; translation: MSAQDPKANNPKIEQAAASDQNIQKVHAILLREKPEPAEGYSPMPLFLLGFVSAMIFIVSVYFVHNRGGIGPSLKSGVSGLTFKEAALVYDERYDPATAPGAGAVKELTPEQVLASGKKLYATCATCHQPTGTGLAGTYPPLAKSEWVLGSEDRLIRILLNGLKGEITVEGNKYNGLMPAFGKVPNSGYNWTDDKIAHVLTFIRHEWGNAAAPITTAKVKEIREQVAAARPGNWTEAELLAVP